A region from the uncultured Macellibacteroides sp. genome encodes:
- the nspC gene encoding carboxynorspermidine decarboxylase, which yields MIDFNAIPSPCYVMEEKLLRNNLALIKRVKEEAGVNIILAFKAFALWKSFPIVKEYISYSTASSKFEAQLAFEEMGMPAHTYSPAYTEADFPAILKYSSHITFNSLSQFERFYPLVKADGRGISCGLRINPEFSDVETDLYNPCAPGTRMGIVRDLLGKTLPEGVDGLHFHTLCESTSFDLERTLQEVEKKFGDLLLQVKWLNMGGGHLMTKKGYDTVHLISVLHAFKAKYPNLEIIMEPGSAFAWQTGFLLTTVVDIVENKGINTAIIDASFTCHMPDCLEMPYKPAIRYATDAVEGKPSYRIGGNSCLSGDYMGDWSFEKPLKVGDKIIFEDMIHYTIVKTSMFNGIPHPSLALWSKDDELVIYKSFGYEDYKNRMS from the coding sequence ATGATAGATTTCAATGCGATTCCATCGCCTTGCTATGTAATGGAAGAAAAGCTATTGCGGAATAATCTGGCTCTTATCAAGCGAGTAAAAGAAGAGGCTGGAGTAAATATTATTCTTGCTTTCAAAGCGTTTGCCCTCTGGAAATCGTTTCCGATTGTTAAAGAATACATTTCTTATTCCACAGCTAGTTCCAAATTTGAAGCACAACTTGCATTCGAAGAGATGGGAATGCCGGCTCACACTTATTCGCCGGCATACACTGAAGCCGATTTCCCTGCGATATTAAAATATAGCAGCCATATTACATTCAACTCTCTATCTCAGTTTGAGCGTTTTTACCCATTAGTAAAGGCCGATGGCCGAGGTATATCATGCGGACTGCGAATTAATCCTGAATTTTCGGATGTGGAAACGGATTTATACAATCCTTGTGCCCCGGGTACACGGATGGGGATTGTTAGAGATTTACTTGGAAAGACTTTACCGGAAGGGGTAGACGGACTTCATTTTCATACTTTATGTGAGTCTACGTCTTTTGATTTGGAGAGAACTCTGCAGGAGGTTGAGAAGAAATTCGGCGATCTGCTGTTGCAGGTAAAGTGGCTCAATATGGGTGGTGGACACCTAATGACTAAAAAGGGTTATGATACAGTTCATCTTATTTCTGTACTTCATGCTTTTAAAGCTAAGTATCCTAATTTAGAGATCATTATGGAGCCGGGAAGTGCCTTTGCCTGGCAAACTGGATTCTTGCTAACAACGGTTGTAGATATTGTAGAGAATAAGGGAATCAATACAGCTATTATTGATGCTTCTTTTACTTGTCATATGCCAGATTGTCTGGAAATGCCTTACAAACCAGCAATACGCTATGCAACAGATGCTGTTGAAGGTAAACCTTCTTACAGGATTGGTGGAAACAGTTGTTTGAGTGGTGATTATATGGGAGACTGGTCGTTTGAAAAGCCCTTGAAGGTTGGTGATAAGATAATATTTGAAGATATGATCCATTACACTATTGTTAAGACATCCATGTTTAATGGCATTCCGCATCCTTCGTTGGCACTTTGGAGCAAAGACGATGAGTTAGTCATATACAAATCCTTTGGTTACGAAGATTATAAAAACAGAATGAGTTAA
- the rimO gene encoding 30S ribosomal protein S12 methylthiotransferase RimO gives MRKNKVDIITLGCSKNLVDSEQLMRQFKANGYTVEHDPKKINGEIVVVNTCGFIGDAQEESINMILELAEAKKKGKIGKLIAMGCLTERFLDDLKRELPEVDKFYGKFNWKEVLADLGKAYHNELSDDRVLTTPKHYAYLKIGEGCDRTCSYCSIPIITGHYHSRPIEEIETEVRLLVKRGVKEFQVIAQDLTYYGLDLYKKMALPELIERISDIAGVEWIRLHYAYPAHFPYDLLRVMRERDNVCSYLDIALQHISDNMLKHMRRNITKEQTYELLERIRKEVPGIHIRTTLMVGHPGETEQDFEELVEFIKKMRFERMGAFTYSHEADTYSYNNYEDIIPQETKQERLDYIMRIQERISAELNEQKVGQVLKVIVDREESDFYVGRSQFDSPEVDPEILISKDKELIIGTMHSVKIADAQAFDLYGKVID, from the coding sequence ATGAGAAAAAATAAAGTTGATATTATAACGCTGGGATGTTCAAAAAACCTGGTTGATTCAGAACAGTTGATGCGCCAGTTTAAGGCAAATGGATATACTGTTGAACATGACCCTAAGAAAATCAATGGAGAGATCGTGGTGGTTAACACATGCGGTTTTATTGGCGATGCACAGGAAGAATCCATCAATATGATTCTTGAACTGGCAGAAGCCAAAAAGAAAGGAAAGATTGGAAAGCTTATCGCTATGGGCTGTTTGACAGAACGTTTCCTTGATGATCTAAAACGGGAACTGCCTGAAGTTGATAAATTCTATGGAAAATTTAACTGGAAAGAAGTACTTGCAGATCTTGGCAAAGCATATCATAATGAGTTGTCTGATGATCGGGTGTTAACTACACCCAAACATTACGCTTATCTGAAAATTGGCGAAGGTTGTGACCGTACCTGCTCATATTGTTCAATTCCTATTATAACAGGTCATTATCACTCAAGACCAATTGAAGAAATTGAAACTGAAGTAAGGTTGCTTGTAAAAAGAGGCGTGAAAGAGTTTCAGGTAATTGCTCAGGATTTAACTTATTATGGGTTGGATTTGTACAAGAAAATGGCTTTACCCGAGTTGATTGAAAGAATCTCTGATATAGCGGGCGTTGAATGGATCAGATTGCATTATGCTTACCCGGCTCATTTTCCATACGACTTGCTTCGGGTTATGCGTGAGCGTGATAACGTATGCAGCTATCTTGATATTGCATTACAGCATATTAGTGATAATATGCTTAAGCACATGCGTCGAAATATAACGAAAGAACAAACCTATGAATTGCTTGAAAGAATCCGTAAGGAGGTTCCCGGTATTCATATCCGAACAACCCTGATGGTTGGCCATCCAGGCGAAACGGAACAGGATTTTGAAGAACTGGTTGAATTTATTAAGAAAATGCGTTTCGAACGAATGGGCGCCTTTACCTACAGTCACGAAGCTGATACATATTCTTATAATAATTATGAAGATATAATACCTCAGGAAACCAAACAGGAACGTTTGGATTATATTATGCGCATTCAGGAGAGAATATCGGCCGAATTGAATGAACAAAAGGTAGGACAGGTACTTAAGGTAATTGTTGACAGGGAAGAATCTGACTTTTATGTTGGACGTTCACAATTTGATTCGCCCGAAGTCGATCCGGAAATTCTGATTTCAAAAGATAAAGAGCTTATTATAGGCACAATGCACTCTGTTAAGATTGCTGATGCTCAGGCCTTTGATCTTTATGGAAAGGTAATTGACTAA
- a CDS encoding DUF362 domain-containing protein — translation MKRRDFLKTSAVAGAALTLNFEGLQAALSSNTVAVEKAPDLVAVMGGEPAVMLNKALEALGGIGKFVKKGQKVVIKPNIGWDRSPEMAGNTNPQLVEALVKKCLAAGAQKVTVFDHTCDNWQKCYETSGIADAVKRAGGVIVPGNDEKYYKNVSIPNGVTLKNAMIHESLIEADVWINVPVLKNHGGAKLTCAMKNYMGIVWDRRFFHSNDLQQCIADICTWDKKPVLNIVDAYRIMHHNGPQGKSLADVAQLKTLIASPNIVATDTAALKFFNQVEKLDISAVGHIKKGEALKLGTSNLDKITIKRIKI, via the coding sequence ATGAAACGTCGTGATTTTTTAAAGACCAGTGCGGTAGCAGGAGCTGCCTTAACACTAAATTTTGAAGGTTTGCAAGCTGCTTTATCTTCTAACACCGTTGCTGTAGAAAAAGCTCCGGATTTAGTTGCAGTTATGGGTGGAGAACCTGCCGTTATGCTAAACAAAGCGCTGGAAGCTTTAGGAGGTATTGGTAAGTTCGTTAAAAAAGGGCAAAAGGTTGTTATTAAGCCAAATATTGGCTGGGATCGTTCTCCTGAAATGGCCGGAAATACAAATCCGCAACTTGTTGAAGCTTTAGTAAAAAAATGCCTTGCTGCCGGTGCCCAAAAAGTTACAGTATTTGATCATACGTGTGATAACTGGCAAAAATGTTATGAAACCAGTGGTATAGCTGATGCTGTAAAAAGAGCAGGTGGTGTAATAGTGCCTGGCAATGACGAGAAGTATTACAAGAACGTTTCTATTCCAAATGGAGTTACTCTAAAGAATGCAATGATACACGAATCATTGATTGAAGCAGATGTTTGGATCAATGTTCCTGTTCTTAAAAACCATGGAGGAGCTAAGTTGACTTGCGCTATGAAAAACTATATGGGTATTGTTTGGGACAGACGTTTTTTCCATTCAAACGATTTGCAACAGTGTATTGCCGATATTTGTACCTGGGATAAAAAACCTGTACTAAATATAGTTGACGCATACCGTATAATGCATCACAATGGTCCGCAGGGAAAGAGTTTGGCGGATGTAGCTCAGCTTAAAACGCTTATAGCCTCTCCTAACATTGTTGCAACAGATACGGCTGCTCTTAAATTCTTTAATCAGGTTGAAAAATTGGATATCAGTGCCGTTGGCCATATCAAAAAAGGTGAAGCCTTAAAACTTGGGACTTCAAACCTGGATAAAATAACGATCAAACGTATTAAGATATAA
- the ftsY gene encoding signal recognition particle-docking protein FtsY, translated as MGIFSFFNKEKKETLDKGLSKTKENVFTKITRAIAGKSKVDDEVLDNLEEVLITSDVGVDTTLKIISRIEKRVASDKFVNTQELTAILRDEIASLLTENNTEDAEGFTTPADKKPYVIMVVGVNGVGKTTTIGKLAYQFKKAGKKVYLGAADTFRAAAVEQLVIWSERVGVSIVKQKMGSDPASVAFDTLSSAKVNDADVVIIDTAGRLHNKVNLMNELTKIKNVMKKVVPDAPHEILLVLDGSTGQNAFEQAKQFTAATEVNALAITKLDGTAKGGVVIGISDHFRIPVKYIGLGEGIEDLQVFQKKEFVNSLFGE; from the coding sequence ATGGGTATTTTTAGCTTTTTCAATAAGGAAAAAAAAGAGACTTTAGATAAGGGGTTATCAAAAACTAAGGAAAATGTATTTACCAAAATCACCCGGGCCATTGCAGGAAAAAGCAAGGTGGACGACGAGGTATTGGATAATCTGGAAGAAGTACTTATAACCTCGGACGTTGGCGTAGATACTACTCTTAAAATCATTTCACGTATTGAAAAACGTGTTGCTTCCGACAAATTTGTAAACACGCAGGAGCTTACTGCTATCTTGCGGGATGAAATTGCAAGCTTGCTTACAGAAAATAATACAGAGGATGCAGAAGGTTTTACAACTCCCGCAGACAAGAAGCCTTATGTAATTATGGTTGTGGGCGTTAATGGTGTTGGAAAAACAACTACAATCGGGAAATTGGCTTATCAGTTTAAAAAAGCCGGTAAGAAAGTTTATCTGGGTGCTGCGGATACATTCCGTGCAGCCGCAGTGGAACAACTGGTTATCTGGAGCGAAAGAGTAGGGGTGTCTATTGTAAAACAGAAGATGGGCTCCGATCCTGCATCTGTTGCCTTCGACACCTTAAGTTCAGCTAAAGTAAACGACGCTGATGTTGTTATTATTGATACAGCCGGACGATTACATAACAAGGTTAATTTGATGAACGAGTTGACTAAGATTAAAAATGTAATGAAAAAGGTTGTACCGGATGCTCCTCACGAGATTTTACTGGTTCTAGATGGGTCCACAGGACAAAATGCGTTTGAACAGGCTAAGCAGTTTACGGCTGCTACCGAGGTTAATGCGTTAGCTATAACAAAATTAGATGGAACTGCCAAGGGGGGTGTTGTGATTGGTATTTCGGATCATTTCCGTATACCGGTAAAATATATTGGTTTAGGCGAAGGTATAGAAGACCTTCAGGTATTTCAGAAAAAAGAGTTTGTAAATTCATTATTCGGAGAATAA
- a CDS encoding HU family DNA-binding protein, whose protein sequence is MKNKELITELSNRLEWNSQEVTDMLDSFCSIVGTHLIENDTICLPDLGNFEVKKKADRVSVNPVNGKRYLVPPKLVAVFKPSTALKAKLKEITDNE, encoded by the coding sequence ATGAAAAACAAAGAGCTGATAACTGAATTATCGAACCGTCTGGAATGGAATTCACAGGAGGTTACGGACATGCTGGACTCTTTTTGTTCGATTGTTGGTACTCATTTAATAGAGAACGATACGATCTGTCTTCCTGACTTAGGTAATTTTGAAGTTAAAAAGAAAGCAGATCGTGTTTCTGTTAACCCGGTTAATGGGAAACGTTATTTGGTTCCCCCCAAATTGGTAGCTGTTTTTAAGCCGTCTACAGCCTTAAAAGCTAAACTTAAGGAGATAACAGACAATGAATAG
- a CDS encoding 4Fe-4S dicluster domain-containing protein, with amino-acid sequence MKQSKILKGLRVLLAILFFVPMFLYFVDFANLLPESLHNLLHIQLVPAILTGIIWILIAQFLLVLVFGRIYCSVICPAGVLQDIINRIYCIGKKKKKGSRRFVFRKPLNWLRYGLLGLTAVLTIFGSIELLLLLDPYSNFGRIVSNLFRPLVMWGNNLIADGLMKFDNYTLYHVTVESVTIPAVIAGGSILLLFIFLVTLRGRLFCNTLCPVGSLLSLVSRYSLLSINFDEKSCIQCGKCEKSCKAEAINVETMEVDNSRCVDCFNCVTSCSKNALHYNINPMFSKHKLADKNTPIESQKAFASRRSFLTTGITVASSIPIVTAIAQHASHGKRRAHCKEDNSNWPPITPPGSLSLERFKDTCTGCHLCVVQCPTHILKPAGLEFGLGYLLKPHLDYDNSYCNYECAVCSDVCPNHAIKPLTKEEKVTTQVGIAHFFKNRCIVEIDGTDCGACSEHCPTQAVKMVPYKGDLRIPKVEPEICIGCGGCESICPARPDRAIIVKANVVHQFASKPKVEEIKEIEVDEFGF; translated from the coding sequence ATGAAACAGTCTAAGATATTGAAAGGATTGCGGGTTCTCCTCGCAATCCTCTTTTTCGTACCCATGTTTTTGTACTTTGTTGACTTTGCAAATCTTCTTCCGGAAAGTCTGCATAATCTTTTACATATTCAATTGGTCCCTGCAATATTAACAGGAATAATATGGATTCTTATAGCTCAATTTTTGCTTGTTCTTGTATTCGGACGCATCTATTGTTCGGTTATTTGCCCGGCAGGAGTTTTACAAGACATAATTAATCGTATTTATTGCATTGGAAAGAAAAAGAAAAAAGGATCTCGTCGGTTTGTTTTTCGTAAGCCACTTAATTGGCTTCGATACGGATTGCTGGGACTAACAGCTGTCCTTACTATATTTGGATCTATTGAACTCCTGCTTCTTTTAGACCCTTACAGCAATTTTGGAAGAATAGTGAGTAATCTTTTCAGACCTTTAGTGATGTGGGGAAATAACCTCATAGCTGATGGTCTTATGAAATTTGACAATTATACGCTTTACCACGTAACTGTAGAGTCTGTTACTATTCCTGCAGTAATTGCAGGAGGTAGTATTCTTTTACTTTTCATTTTCTTGGTAACACTTCGCGGAAGATTGTTTTGTAATACCCTTTGTCCGGTTGGGTCGCTATTGAGTCTGGTGTCTCGTTATTCATTATTGAGTATAAATTTTGACGAAAAGTCATGTATACAATGTGGAAAATGCGAAAAGTCGTGTAAAGCAGAAGCTATTAATGTGGAAACTATGGAGGTAGACAATTCACGTTGTGTGGATTGTTTTAATTGTGTAACATCCTGCTCCAAAAATGCATTGCATTACAATATTAATCCGATGTTTTCGAAACACAAACTGGCCGATAAAAATACACCCATCGAATCGCAGAAAGCTTTTGCCAGCAGACGCTCATTTCTAACTACAGGTATCACGGTTGCGTCATCAATTCCAATAGTAACTGCAATAGCTCAGCATGCTTCCCACGGTAAAAGAAGAGCACATTGTAAAGAAGATAATTCAAACTGGCCACCCATAACACCTCCTGGATCCTTAAGTCTCGAACGGTTTAAAGACACTTGTACGGGCTGCCATCTGTGTGTTGTTCAATGTCCTACGCATATTTTAAAACCTGCGGGATTGGAATTTGGATTAGGTTATTTATTGAAACCGCACCTTGATTACGACAACAGCTACTGCAATTATGAATGTGCCGTATGCTCGGACGTATGCCCTAACCACGCTATCAAGCCATTAACTAAGGAAGAAAAAGTAACAACCCAGGTAGGAATTGCCCATTTCTTTAAAAACAGATGTATTGTAGAGATTGATGGTACCGACTGTGGGGCTTGTTCCGAACACTGTCCGACTCAGGCTGTAAAGATGGTTCCTTACAAAGGTGATTTAAGAATTCCAAAAGTAGAACCTGAAATCTGTATCGGTTGCGGTGGATGCGAATCTATATGTCCGGCCAGACCAGACAGGGCCATCATTGTTAAGGCAAATGTAGTGCATCAGTTTGCATCTAAACCAAAAGTGGAAGAAATTAAAGAAATCGAAGTAGACGAATTCGGATTTTAG
- a CDS encoding UvrD-helicase domain-containing protein — MKEYLTHLNDSQREAVTYTDGPSLVIAGAGSGKTRVLTYKIAYLLQQGFPAQSILALTFTNKAAREMKERISSMVGAEQARRLWMGTFHSIFSRILRNEASYLGYPSGFTIYDSTDSKSLLKSIIKEMQLDDKVYRVGTVQSRISNAKNSLVTVKAYEQSKELLESDMHSKTPLISEIYKRYQARCKQAGAMDFDDLLLQTNILFRDFPEVLEKYRHFFQYILVDEYQDTNFAQHLIVQRLSEIHQRICVVGDDAQSIYSFRGANIDNILKFKNTYSGCRVFKLERNYRSTQSIVNAANSLIHKNKEQIHKTVYSENNVGEKIRVTSSYSDYEEGYVIAGKIAEMRMQGNHYSFSDFAILYRTNAQSRILEEALRKRNIPYKIYGGLSFYQRKEIKDIISYFRVIVNPHDEEALKRIINYPTRGIGETTVNKLVSVASENDVSLWTILQNPTAYSLPVNNGTLNKLTGFRELMTGFMARNEELSVDELAGIVVKDTGIVGSLFQDRSVEGISKQENLEELIKGIAEFSEIKREEGAESIKMADFLSEVSLLTDQDNDKDEFNNKVTLMTVHSAKGLEFKNVFVVGMEEDLFPSQMAKDNPRAIEEERRLFYVAITRAEENCMLTYAKSRFRNGQSTICSPSRFLKDIDAEFLDNPSAIATEDTFAAQRAKYQESALASFRKKSETDDHFTSPVTSEAKQRVARLTKIENATSQTGASAFKGTELLVGSRVRHDRFGEGEVMAIEGTDANQKATVEFDNFGQKQLLLKFAKLTIL; from the coding sequence GTGAAAGAATACCTTACTCATTTAAATGATAGCCAGCGTGAGGCCGTAACCTATACCGACGGACCTTCACTGGTAATTGCCGGTGCTGGTTCGGGCAAAACGAGGGTACTGACTTATAAAATTGCTTACCTGCTCCAACAGGGATTTCCTGCTCAATCCATTTTGGCTCTAACGTTCACAAATAAAGCTGCGCGCGAGATGAAAGAACGTATTTCTTCCATGGTAGGGGCCGAACAGGCTCGTAGATTATGGATGGGAACGTTTCACTCTATTTTTTCACGTATCCTCAGGAATGAGGCATCTTATCTTGGATACCCTTCGGGATTTACCATTTATGATTCAACAGACTCAAAAAGTTTGCTCAAGTCAATCATTAAAGAAATGCAACTCGATGATAAAGTGTATCGGGTAGGGACGGTTCAAAGCCGAATTTCCAATGCAAAGAATTCGCTGGTAACGGTCAAAGCTTATGAACAGAGCAAAGAGCTTCTCGAATCGGACATGCACTCGAAAACTCCACTGATTTCGGAGATATATAAACGTTATCAGGCACGGTGCAAACAAGCTGGGGCGATGGACTTTGATGATTTATTACTTCAGACAAACATACTCTTCAGAGACTTCCCTGAAGTGTTGGAAAAGTACAGACATTTTTTTCAATATATTTTGGTCGACGAGTATCAGGATACCAACTTTGCCCAGCATTTAATTGTGCAGCGCTTAAGTGAAATACATCAGCGGATTTGTGTGGTGGGGGATGATGCGCAGAGTATTTATTCTTTCCGTGGAGCTAATATTGATAATATACTTAAGTTTAAGAATACCTATTCGGGTTGCCGTGTATTTAAGCTTGAGCGCAATTATCGTTCTACGCAATCGATTGTTAATGCTGCCAATAGCTTGATTCATAAGAATAAGGAGCAAATACATAAGACGGTTTATTCGGAAAATAATGTTGGCGAAAAGATTCGGGTAACCTCGTCTTATTCCGATTATGAAGAAGGATACGTTATTGCCGGAAAGATTGCAGAGATGCGCATGCAGGGAAATCATTATAGCTTTTCAGATTTTGCTATATTATATCGCACCAATGCGCAGAGTCGTATTTTGGAAGAAGCGTTGCGTAAACGAAATATTCCTTATAAAATATATGGGGGGCTGTCTTTCTATCAGCGAAAAGAAATAAAGGATATTATTTCTTACTTCAGAGTTATTGTAAATCCTCATGATGAAGAGGCGCTGAAGCGTATTATTAATTATCCGACCAGAGGCATTGGAGAAACGACCGTGAATAAATTAGTTTCGGTTGCTTCTGAAAACGATGTGAGTCTGTGGACTATCTTGCAGAATCCTACCGCATATTCTCTTCCTGTTAATAATGGGACTTTAAATAAGCTTACCGGATTTCGCGAGCTAATGACGGGTTTTATGGCCCGAAATGAGGAGCTTTCGGTAGATGAGTTGGCTGGAATAGTGGTTAAGGATACTGGTATCGTAGGCTCGCTGTTTCAGGATCGGTCGGTCGAAGGAATAAGCAAACAAGAAAACCTTGAGGAATTAATAAAAGGTATTGCCGAGTTTTCTGAAATAAAGAGGGAAGAAGGGGCTGAGAGTATAAAAATGGCTGATTTCTTGTCGGAAGTTTCATTGTTAACCGATCAGGATAATGATAAAGATGAGTTCAATAACAAAGTGACGCTAATGACCGTTCATTCGGCGAAAGGGCTTGAATTTAAAAATGTATTTGTAGTTGGAATGGAGGAAGATCTTTTTCCATCACAGATGGCGAAAGACAATCCACGGGCCATCGAGGAGGAGAGAAGGCTTTTCTATGTAGCTATAACGCGAGCAGAAGAAAATTGCATGCTAACCTATGCAAAAAGCCGTTTCCGTAACGGGCAAAGCACAATTTGTTCGCCCAGTCGTTTCCTCAAAGATATTGATGCGGAATTTTTAGATAATCCCTCTGCAATAGCCACTGAAGATACGTTTGCCGCGCAACGTGCAAAATACCAGGAATCTGCACTCGCTTCATTTCGAAAAAAATCCGAAACCGACGATCATTTTACATCGCCTGTTACGTCCGAAGCAAAACAACGTGTGGCACGACTAACCAAAATCGAAAATGCAACATCTCAGACAGGTGCATCTGCATTTAAAGGCACAGAATTATTGGTTGGTAGCCGTGTGCGGCACGATCGATTCGGCGAAGGAGAAGTAATGGCTATTGAAGGAACAGATGCCAATCAAAAAGCAACTGTTGAGTTTGATAACTTTGGTCAAAAGCAATTGCTTCTTAAATTTGCTAAACTTACAATTCTTTAG